In the genome of Lycorma delicatula isolate Av1 chromosome 8, ASM4794821v1, whole genome shotgun sequence, one region contains:
- the LOC142329347 gene encoding uncharacterized protein LOC142329347, whose amino-acid sequence MGKKGRKTRWRRLPIGGPESTASSPVEEQEAVVTPSPEHRVTFNEDEYTKITTPRQDVLFKKGYLGRRRTNNTTDAQEIHSADSVESEYVPEEQPQFTYVSPTGYIDHTGVFYVNSGTYELYDPYSGNVTVVVGPAPQYPPQPVLAAMPCQPVPLTPLEWFNPPTPWVCPYNNRRKRYSTDSQNCSAQSSESTGPPGSPQEPLDEGAGAMFPPQPPPYVYPGYMFGAPVYNMNGVNVQGVVPQTPVPVTADFTMTKRRKKRRRRRRGGVTDEGSESSCEEVIGCDAGVCSQSGASSDAGQGSSCSKTNSDSGINTEPTPDSGSNTPPLMPPVDLSSAQNFEKSEPVEDCIQPPSDLENEAELEPISSSVSTPEALKHTLESLPSEDGETLQELSCSSELNESKLTSCSSELISCNSEHSNAKPIPCSTLESNENDIKCELKQSKTELDSCDSKTSENPVDLCISEQIEPESISCCSQFSDSLSVVNDVPSNEENDENHESVDEKTSSFNEISSDINYTNGDLENESVELEEVEDQKENENENEGNKEIKEEIVEIVEEAKEREIKFDLQGIENEDKELEVIDNELLFNEDSLKGAIENEELNSNKALLDEISEDINEEIKLPEVTMPITNTLSHNLNQFSSCHEVHVPIPPPRRRRSLYRAAEKVAKKVVDEVINEGIKEATCVKCQHSLPITEAVTRWLQSQGPAVLSPADSDDDKDEGIEEGEGSTNQKNVEGNPFLAPYLSGSRKRVADSDDCGSLVSSAGEWDMYDHESHTRAICDPATSVDKYYRLGTEDLDDKMASSPSVIKTAVHIRRAGPFPCGVCCIIQ is encoded by the exons atgaatatacaaaaattacGACACCACGACAAGATGTCCTATTCAAAAAAGGTTATTTGGGCCGCAGGCGGACCAATAATACAACAGATGCTCAAGAAATACACAGTGCTG actcTGTGGAAAGTGAATATGTTCCAGAAGAGCAGCCACAGTTTACATACGTTTCCCCTACAGGTTACATAGACCATACTGGAGTCTTTTATGtaaata gtGGTACCTATGAATTGTATGACCCTTACAGCGGCAATGTAACTGTGGTAGTGGGTCCAGCACCTCAATACCCACCTCAACCCGTCCTGGCAGCTATGCCATGTCAACCCGTCCCTCTGACTCCCCTTGAATGGTTCAACCCACCCACTCCTTGGGTCTGTCCTTACAACAACCGGAGAAAGCGATATTCCACTGACTCTCAG aactgCAGTGCACAGAGTTCAGAATCTACCGGTCCTCCTGGTAGTCCTCAGGAGCCCTTGGATGAAGGTGCAGGTGCAATGTTCCCCCCACAACCTCCTCCATACGTTTATCCTGGATATATGTTTGGTGCTCCAGTTTACAATATGAATG GTGTGAATGTACAAGGTGTGGTACCACAAACCCCAGTTCCAGTGACTGCTGATTTCACCATGACAAAAAGAAGGAAGAAGAGAAGGAGAAGGCGAAGAGGAGGA GTAACTGATGAAGGTTCAGAGTCAAGTTGTGAAGAAGTTATTGGCTGTGATGCAGGAGTTTGCAGTCAGTCAGGAGCAAGCAGTGATGCTGGCCAGGGATCCAGCTGTTCTAAAACAAATTCTGATTCGGGAATTAATACAGAACCAACCCCAGATAGTGGTTCCAATACACCTCCACTTATGCCTCCTGTAGATTTATCAAGtgctcaaaattttgaaaaatctgaacCGGTTGAAGACTGCATACAACCACCATCTGATTTAGAAAATGAAGCCGAACTTGAACCAATTTCCAGTAGTGTTTCTACTCCTGAAGCGCTCAAACATACTCTTGAATCTCTTCCTTCCGAGGATGGTGAGACACTGCAGGAGTTAAGTTGCAGCTCTGAATTAAATGAATCCAAACTAACTTCCTgtagttctgaattaatttccTGTAATTCAGAACATAGCAATGCCAAACCTATACCTTGTTCAACtttagaaagtaatgaaaatgatattaaatgtgAACTAAAACAAAGCAAGACTGAACTCGACTCGTGCGATTCAAAAACGAGTGAGAATCCAGTTGATTTGTGTATTTCTGAACAAATAGAGCCTGAATCGATATCTTGTTGTTCACAATTTAGCGACTCCTTATCAGTTGTAAACGATGTTCCTTCAAAtgaagaaaatgatgaaaatcaTGAATCTGTTGATGAAAAGACATCATCATTTAACGAAATTTCTAGTGACATTAACTATACAAATGGCGATTTAGAGAATGAAAGTGTGGAGCTAGAAGAAGTGGAAGaccaaaaagaaaatgaaaatgaaaatgaaggtaATAAGGAAATTAAAGAGGAAATCGTAGAAATTGTTGAGGAagcaaaagaaagagaaataaagttTGATTTACAAGGAATAGAGAATGAAGATAAAGAACTAGAGGTTATCGataatgaattattgtttaatGAAGATAGTTTAAAAGGAGCGATTGAAAACGAggaattaaattctaataaagcaTTATTAGATGAAATTTCAGAAGatataaatgaagaaatcaagTTACCTGAAGTTACTATGCCGATCACTAATACTCTATCACACAATCTTAATCAGTTTTCTTCATGTCATGAAGTACATGTTCCTATACCACCTCCAAGAAGAAGGCGCTCACTTTATAGAGCGGCTGAAAAAGTGGCAAAGAAAGTTGTAGATGAGGTGATAAATGAAGGAATTAAGGAAGCCACATGTGTAAAATGTCAACACTCTTTACCGATCACGGAAGCAGTTACTCGTTGGCTTCAAAGCCAAGGACCCGCTGTTCTTTCTCCTGCTGATTCGGATGATGATAAAGACGAAGGTATAGAAGAAGGTGAAGGCTCAACGAACCAAAAAAACGTAGAAGGCAACCCTTTCCTTGCGCCATATCTTAGTGGTTCAAGGAAAAGGGTTGCCGATTCAGATGATTGTGGGAGTTTAGTATCAAGTGCGGGAGAATGGGACATGTATGATCATGAAAGTCATACCCGAGCAATATGCGATCCGGCTACGTCTGTCGACAAATACTACCGCCTTGGTACTGAGGATCTCGACGATAAAATGGCCTCCTCTCCTTCAGTGATCAAGACTGCTGTTCACATTCGCCGTGCTGGGCCATTCCCATGCGGTGTGTGTTGCATCATCCAATAA